GGTGGGGGCCGCGCCAGTCAGGGCGCCCGAATGCCAGGACTGCCAGCCGCCCCAGACCCCGTTCATGGCGTAGCTCATGATGTTGACGCGGTCAAACTGGGCAGTCAGGTCCGCCGAAATCAGCCTGGCATCCCCCGGAAAATTGGCATTGACCCAGGCCACTGGCAGCGTGAGGATCAGCCCCGGCTGACCAGCCTTCAACTCGGCGGCCAGCGCTTTCAGGGGGGCGGCGTCCTTGGCCTTGATGGGTTCCCAGTCGAGGTCAATGCCGTCAAAGCCGTAGTCCCGCACCACCTGAAGCAGATTGGTCACAAACCGGGCGCGGTTGGCGTCCGACGCAGCCCCCACGAACGCGGCGTAAGCGCCCGCGCCGCCCAGCATCAGAATGGCCTTCTTGCCTTCCCGGTGGGTCCGGGCCACGACGCCTTTGGCCCACTGCGGGCCAGCCACGCTGTCAATGTCAAAGCGGGTGTTGACGGTGCCGTCGGCATTGGGCACAGCGCGGCCCACCACCAGATGGGTCAGGGCGTCCCACTTCACCGCGTCCAGGGGATAGCGGTCGCGCAGGTAGCCCACGTAATAGCCCATCACCCAGGGCTGGCCGGTGGTCGGCGGCACGGGGGTGGGCGGGACAGGACCAGGCGGAACGGGGGTGGGCGGCGTGGGCGCCGGGGTCGAGGTGGCCGCGCCACTGAACGTCAGAGTGCCAGGAGCCAGATTGGCCGTACCCGCTGGATATTTCGCGGTGAAGCCGAATGTCACCTGGCCCCCGGTGGGGATGGCCGCGTTATAGCTGGCGTTCGTGACCTTGACCTGCGCGCCGGTCTGCGTCAGGACACCGTTCCAGGAATTGGTGATGACCTGTGCACCCGGAAAGGTCCATTCCAGCGTCCAGCCTTTGATGGCGGGGCCGGTATTGGTGATGGTAACGCTGCCGGTAAAGCCCGTCTTCCAGTCGCTAGAAACGCTGTAGGCGACAGTGGCCGTGGCGGCGGTGGCCTGCGCCGCCACTTTCGGAGTGGCAGCTGGGCTGCTGGGGGCAGCGCAGGCGACGAGAGACAGCAGCAGCAGAGGAGCCAGACCCAGGGGAAAACGTAACATCTCAACCTCCGGTAGAAGACAGGGAAACAGGGAGCTTAGAAGGAGCAGGACGGGGTTCGAGCGTGGAGTGTGCAACTCAGTTCTGTTCCGTTTACAACTCAGAACAGACGGACTCTGTCCCAGGCCGAATCAGGCGGTGATACAGAAACAGCAGGGCGTCGTCGGGTTCCTGAAACTCGTGGTGGGTGCCGTTCATACACTCGATGCGGGCGCGCCAGAGCCGGTGTTCCGGCCCGGCGGGCCAGACCGACAGGCGGTAGCTGGCGCCGCCTGAGGCCTCGGCGGTGAGGTCATTCACGGCCGGCGTCCTAGAGCATTTGTCAAAAAGATGACATCTTTTTGACCGAGTGGAGCGAGTGAATTTCGCAGAGCAGGACGGAGAATGGAGCCGTCTGGGGTGCTCTTCTCCAGACGGCGGAATTCGGAGAACTGCTCTAGCGCCACAGCTCTAACTTCAGCGAGACGTTGGTCATGGGCGGCGTCAGGGTGATGCCGGTCTGTCCTTTGGCCGAGGCGGCGTCCACCCAGTCCCCTTCATCCGGCTCGCCATTGCCGTTGGTGTCTTCCCAGGCCAGCAGCTCGTAGGGGGTGGCCTCCAGACCATCAATGCTGAAACTCTGCTGGTGGCCTGTGCCCGAGAGGGTCACGAAGCGGATGCTGCCTTCATCGGCGCAGCCTAGGTCCACGCGGCAGGCAATCACCATGGCGCCCTTGAGGCTGTGGCCCTGAGGCGCGCTCAGCAGGCCCGTTACGCGCCGCACCTTCTGGTCGGCGGCCGTGCCACCCAGCAGGCGTGGCCGGTTGTAGAGGCTGTCTCTGGCCTCCCCCTTGGGGTCGCCCAGAGAGAGCGTCTCGCCGTTAATTTTCCAGGTAAAGACCGACGGGGTCAGCTTGTGGTTCTCGTACACCTTGCTGGGCGAGCAGTTGTAGCCCTTGTTGTGGGCTGTGGTCGGCGTGAAGGTCAGAATGTTGCCCTTCAGGGTGACCTTGCCCTTACTGGTGGTCAGCAGCTTGGACGTGCAGCCGTAGGTAGACACCACGATGATGCCGTTCCGCTCGTAGCTGCCGTCCGCCTTGATGCGGATAATTTCGCTGGTGCCGCTGCCCTCGGCGTACTTGCCGGTGCTGGGGTCGTAGTACTCGATGGGCGACACGTAGCCGTATTCCCATTGGCCTTGCAGGGCGGCCGGAACGGTGGCTGCGTGGGCCGAGGTGGAGGCGAGGGCGAACAGAAGGGAGAAGCAGAGGTTGGTTTTGGTGTTCATGGTAGGCTCCTTGACTTGGTCGCTTCGACCGTTGCCATCACCTTAGGAAGATCAGAGTGACAGCTGGGTGACAGGGGGTGACAGGGTCAGAACGGAGAGACGGGAGCACCGGGAAAGAGAGTGCAGACGAGGTTCGGCATGGCGGCTAGAAAGCTCCTTAGCGCCGCTGCACACGAGGTAGAGGGGGCCAGGTGACGTGTTAAGAGCAGAGCCTCAGAGCCGCTTAGGCTGTCCTCCTCAAGCGGCTTGGGGCAGGCAAGGCTCTGCCTCTCGCGGGCATGCCTCGTGAACCAACTACCTACTGGCCTGCAATCCAGAAGTGAATGGGCTCCCTCTGAGATCGGCCACCTAAGCAGGCTCGTTCGCCCCTCCCCTGCCGCCCAGACTCTCCAGAGCTGCTCCCAAACAGCGCGGAGGGCCTGAGTAATGGCGCCTCAGGCCCTCTTTGTCGAGTTATTCAGCGGGCCTGTGCCGCCCCTCGGGCTGGCCGTTATGGCGCTTCGATGCGGTGAATCGTCCAGGTGACGGTGCGCGTGGTGGGCAGGCCGTCCACCCGCAGCGTGAAAGTCTGCTGGCCGGTCAGGGTGGTCACGCCGTTTTGGGTACTCGCCTGGCCAGTCACCTTGAAGCCGCCCCAGCTGTGGGTGCGCTCGTTGGGCACGTCGCGGGCATCGCTGCGGTCGCCGTAAGGGTTGCAGCCGCCCTTGAAATAGGTGGTGGTCTTGATCTGCCCGGGCACCGCCCGGGTCTTGGCGCCGTACATGTACGAGAGGTTCAGGGTGTAGCTCCCGCCCGGTTCAAGCGTCAGGCCCAGCCGGTCGTCGCCGGCCACTTGGGCGCTGGAATCCTCCTTGGACGTATTTTTCTGAATGTTGGTGCGCTGGCTGCCATTGGCGCATTCCACGGCATAGGCCGCGTCATAGTTGATGTGGTGGGCGTAGTCGCTCTTGAAGGTTGCCTGCGCGTCCAGGGCGGCATTGTGGCTGTGTTCGCTGATGCCGCTGCCGCCCGTGATGGTGTAGACGGCCACCGCGTCGGCGGTTTCCAGATCGGTGCCGGCCGGTTTCTTGGTGGGGTCCAGCAGCACCGTCTCTTCCTTGCGGCGGTCCTGAACCGTGACCTTGCCGGTCCAGCAGGTGTCGCCCTGCACGTCCGAACAGGCCGGCGCCCAGTCCCGCACCTTGAGCGGCAGGGTTGAGGAGATGGGCCACATGCGGTACAGCAGTTCGGCGGGCATGCCCACCAGCCCGCCAAGGCCGCCCAGCCCCGTGCCCAGGGCGTCCACCAGATCAGCAGCCAGGGCCGCACTCTTGATGGTGGCCTGCACGGAGACCTCGCCCGTCTTCTCGACCGCCTTGGGCGCGTCGCCCAGGTCCTCTTTCTGCCGCAGGCCCTCGAAGTGCAGTTCGGCCACGCCCGCCGCATCGGTCTTGTCGTGCATCACTTCCTCGCCGGGGCGCGCGGCGACGACGCTGGTGTGCTGGTCGGCGTAGGAGCCGCTCCCCTGCGCCGCAAACACGCGCCAGCGCAGGTCAGCGCCCTCGACCGCGCCGGCGTTGGGCGCGCTGAAGTCCAGCCCGGCCACGTTAAAGGCCAGGCGAAAACAGTTGGCGTACTGCCAGTTGGCGCTCAGGTCATACCAGACCTTGGCGCGCGCCGTCACCACACCGTCGCCGTCGTGGACCGTGCTCTGGGTGCGCTGAAGGGTGTCAGTATCGGTGGTCAGGTCCAGCTGGAAACTCGCAAACGTCAGCGTGAACTTCAGGTAGCTGAGCAGGAGATTCGCGTTGCCCAGCAGCCCAGCGGCGGCGTCCACCGGACTTTCGCCCGGCGTGGCGCTCACCGAGTCCAGGTAGCCCAGCAGCTCACCGACCCCGGTGGTGATGACGCTGGCGGCGCCGTCCATGATGGTGCCTTCCGTGCCGCCGAAGGTGCAGGGCGGGGCGGCGTCCTGGGCGCGCAGCAGGGCGGGGGGCTGCGTGGGCACCGTGACGCCCCGGCTCTGGGCCAGACGCGCCAGCCCCCCCGACAGGCGCAGCAGCAGCAGGCTTTGCTGCGCCGCGTTCAGGGGGACCTGCTGCGGGGTCTGGCTGGTCAGCAGGTCGTTCGCCGGGCCACCCAGGGCCACCACGAAGCGCGACCAGAAGCGCACGGTCGGCACCGCACTGCCCACCCCCGCCCGCAGATCGGCCTGAATGAGCGCCGGGAGCCGCGCTGGGTCCGCCTGGGGCCAGACGGTCTGAAGGGTTTGCGCCAGGTCGCCCAGCGTGATGGCCCCGCCCTGGCCCTGAAGGTGGGCCAGCGCTTCGGGGTCGTCGGCCGCCAGGGCCAGACCCAGCGCCGGTTGCGCGGCGGGCCGCACCACCTCGCCGTTCAGGCGGCGCACGGCAATGCCCGCTTCGGCCAGGGCGTCGCGCAGCGCCGCCGGGTCACCGCTGGCGGCGCGCAGGGCCAGGGCGGCGGCCCGGCGGTCGAGCGCTGCCAGTTCATCTGGCGTGGCGACTGGCCCTGTGGGGGGCGTGCCTGGGGCAGGCGTGGGCGGGCCAGCGGGCGCAGATGGCGCTGAGCAGGCCGACAGCAGCAAGAGGGTCAGAAAAGAAATCCGGCGAACAGGCTGATGGAACATAGGTCTACCTCGGCCACGACGCTAATCAGCTGGGGATGACACCCCAGTGACAGGGAGGCCGCAGGCCCGGCGGCGCCGTGAGCGGCTTACAATCCTCATATGGCCCCTTTCAGCTCACCTGCCGGCCGGTGCGCCTGTGCCTGAGCAGGAGGCGCAGCTGTTCGCGGCCATGTTCCGGCGGTCGCCGATTGGCATGGCGCTGGTGTCGCCCGGTGGCCAGTTCATGACGGTCAACGAGGCGCTGTGCCGCATGCTGGGGTATACGGCCGAAGACCTGCTGAACCTGACCTTTCAGGACATCACCTTCCCCGATGACCTGAACAGCGATTTGCAGCTGCTGGGGCAGATGCTGGCCGGCGAGATTGACCAGTACGAGCTGCGCAAGCGCTACTGGCGCCAGGACGGCACCCTGGTCTGGACCCAGCTCAATGTCTCCCTGATTCTGAACGAGGACGGCGCGCCCGCTTTCTTCGTGTCACAGATTCAGGATATTGACGCTCAGGTCAAGGGTGAGACGCAGCTTCACGCCCTGAACGAGCGCCTGCAGCTGGCCCTGGAAGCCACCGAGGACGGCGTCTGGGACTGGCGGCCCCAGACAGGCGAACTGTTCGTATCTGAACGATTTGGGCGGATGCTGGGCCCCAGCGAACAGGCGCCGGCGACCCTGGACGCCTGGCTGGTCCGCGTGCATCCCGGCGACCTACCTGGGCTCCTCGCGGCCTACAGGGCCCATCTGGACAGCGGCGCGCCCCTGAATACCGAGTACCGGGCGCGGCAGACGGGCGGCGAGTGGCGCTGGTTTCAGCTGCGCGGCCGGGTCACCACCCGCGACGCCCAGGGCCGCCCCGAACGGGTTACCGGCACCCAGACCGACGTGACCGAGCGAGTTCGCGTGACCCAGGACCTCCAGATGGTCATGACCAATCTGCCGGCCCTGATCGGGTACTGGGACCGGGAGTTGCGAAACCGCTTTGCCAACCCGACCTACACCGACTGGTACGGCTTCGACCCGGCCGAGATGCGCGGGCGGCATATTCAGGAACTGATGAGCCCAGAGATCTACGCGCTCAACCTGCCGCTGATGCAGTTGGCCCTGGGCGGCGACCCGCAGCGGTTTGAAGGCACACTCGTCGATGTCAGCGGCCGCCGCCGCACCATCGAACTGTCGCTGGTCCCTGACGGGTCAGGCGAGGAAGTGCGCGGTTTCATTGCCCTGGGGATGGACATCACGGCCCGCAAGGCCGCCGAGCAGGCGCTGCTGGAACAGAAGGAACTGGCCAGGGTCACCCTGGCTTCTATCGGCGACGGCGTGGTCACCACAGATCCCCAGGGCCAGGTCACGTTTCTGAATGCCCCCGCCGAGCGCCTGACCGGCTGGACCCTGGCCGAGGCCCACAGCCGGCCCGTCGAAGAGGTCATGACGCTGCTGGAAGAAGACACGCTCACGGCGGTGCCCAATCCGCTGCGCCAGGTGCTGCGCGACCACCAGACACTCAGCCTGGCCCGGAACACCAACCTGCGCAGCCGCAGCGGCCAGATGTACAGCGTCGAGGATTCAGCGGCGCCGATTCTGAATGAGGCCGGCCAGCTGCTGGGCGCCGTCCTGGTGTTTCACGACGTTTCAGACACCCGCGCGATGGCCCGGCACATGAGCCACCTGGCCCAGCACGACTCGCTGACCGACCTGCCCAACCGGCTGCTGCTGCGCGACCGGGTGTCGCAGGCCATAGAACGCGCCCGGCGGCAGGGTGGGCGGTTTGCCGTGCTGTTTCTCGATATGGACCACTTCAAGAACGTGAACGATTCTCTGGGTCACCATGTCGGCGATGAGCTGCTGCAGTCCATTGCCGGACGCCTGCGCGCGGCGCTGCGGGCGTCAGATACGGTCAGCCGGCAGGGCGGCGACGAATTTATCGTGATGCTGCCCGACATCCGGGAAACGGCGGATGTTGAAACGGTACTCGGCAAATTGATGGAGGTCATCAGCGCGCCCTATCACCTGGCCGGCCACCGGGTTGACACCTCATTCAGCATTGGCGTCGCCCTCTATCCAGAAGACGGCGAGGACACCGACACCCTCCTGCAACATGCCGACGCCGCGATGTACCGCGCCAAGGATGAGGGCCGGGGCCGCCACCGCTTCTTTTCCCGGTCCATTCATGAGGCCAGTCTGGCCCGTCAACTTCTTCAGGCGGAGTTGCGCCGCGCCCTGGACCAGCGTCAGTTCAGTCTGGTGTATCAGCCCAAAGTGAACCTCTGGACGAGGCAGGTGCTGGGCGTCGAAGCGCTGCTGCGCTGGACGCGCCCGGATGGCCGGCCCATCTCGCCTCTGGAATTCATTCCGCTCGCCGAGGCCAGCGGCCTGATTGTGCCGCTGGGCGCCTGGGTGCTAGAAACAGCCTGTCAGCAGAGCCGCGCCTGGGCGCAGGCTTCGGGCGAAGAACTCGCCGTTTCGGTCAATATCTCAGCGGTTCAGTTTACGGACCCTGGGTTTGTGGACATGGTCGAGCGGTGCCTGCGCAACACGGGCCTGTCCCCCCGGCTGCTGGAACTGGAATTGACCGAAAGCATGCTCATCACCGATATCGCCCGCGTGCAGCAGACCTTGCGGGCGCTGCAGGCCCTGGAGGTGTGTGTCTCGATTGACGATTTCGGCACAGGCTATTCCAGCCTGAGCTACCTGCAAAACTTTCCGGTGCAGACCCTGAAGATAGACCGGTCCTTTCTGAAAACGGTGCCGGACGATCCACAGGCCTCGGCAGTGGTCGAAGCCGTGATTGCGCTGGGCCGCAGCCTGAATCTGGGCGTGATCGCCGAGGGCGTGGAAACCACGGAACAGGCGCGCTGCCTGCTGAATCTGGGCTGCGCGGCCATGCAGGGATATCTGTTTGGTCGGCCCATGGCGGCGCCAGAGCTGCTGGCCTGGGTCCAGGAGTGGCACAGAGGAGGCGACTCGTGGGAAGAGGCTTGAGCTGTCTCCCCTCTCGTCAGGCATAAACGTCGTCCCAGATGACTTTCTCAGCTCAAGCCCGGAACGGTAGTTCAGGTATGCAGCTGAGGAGTCACGACCTGGGCAAGCCCGGTGGGTCATGCCTGACGCCCGCATCAGCTGCGCCTCTTCAGGCCAACACCCCAGCGGCTGACCAGGGCCGTGGTGCTGAGAACACCCGCAGGACAGCTAGACTGGTCTGAAGTTCATTCGTTCGGCAGGGCACCCGATGGCCCTGTTCCTTCCCGCGAGGTGCCCCATGACGCAACTTCAACCCGGCGAGAAACGCAGGCTGTCCGACTTCTTCCCCGACTCGCGCTTGCGCATTCAGGTCACGCACGACCTGGCCCAGGCCGATGTTAGCCTCTTCGGTCTGGACCGCGAACGGAAGCTCCGCGACGACCGGTATTTCATCTTTTATAACCAGCTTCAGAGTCCTGGGCGCGAGGTCACGCTGAACCTTGAGGGCGGCCGCGCCACCTTCGACCTTGACCTCTCGGCGCTGCCGGCCAGCATTGAGCGGCTGGTGTTCGTGATTTCGCATGACCAGCGGCCCATGAGCCAGCTGGGCCAGCTGCGCTTGAGCGTTCAGACGGCCCAGGGCAGCGAACAGGCCGTCATTCCCCTGAACGGCACCCTCTTTACCGCCGAGCGAGCCCTGATGATTGCTGAACTCTACCGGCACGCTGGAGAGTGGCGGCTGGGCAGCGTCGCGCAGGGATTTCAGGGCGGCCTGGATTCACTCCTGACCTACTTTGGCGGTCAGGCGGTGGAGAATCAGAGCCCCCAGCCCCCAGCCCCCTCGGTGCCAGCACCCGCCCCGGCGCCAGCCTGGACCGACCCGGCGCCTGTCCCTCCCCCAGCGCCGCCGCCCGCGTCAGGCGGGTCCAGTGGGGCGGGGGGCCTGGGCACCAGCATCTCGGACTTTCTGCGGAGCAGTGCGGAGCAGGACCGGCCCGGCGACGTGTTCGAGCTGGAGTCGAGCAAGATGCTGGAGGTCAAGGTCAACGGGCGGGTCTGGAGCAAACTTGGGGCAATGATTGCCTACAAAGGCCGCCTCGACTTTCAGCGGGCCAGCACCCTCAGTGACCTGATGGGCGGCATGCGCTCGGGGGGGAACCGCATGGGCGCGCTGCTGGGCGCCGCCATGCGGATGGGCAGCGGCGAGATGGGGCCGCTGGTCAGCATCCAGGGACAGGGGGTGTGCTACCTCGCCGATCAGGGCAAGGAAATCTCCATCATTCGGCTCCAGGGCGATACCCTGAACATCAACGGCAAGAGCCTGCTGGCGTTTGAAGACACCGTGACCCACGAGATCACCATGCAGCGCTCTATGGCGGGAATGGTGGCGGGGGGCCTCTTTAGTGTGCAGGTGCGCGGCAACGGTCTGGTCGCCATCCTGAGCCACGGGCAGCCACTGACCCTGCGCGTCACGCCCCAGGAACCGGTGTTCACCGACCCCAACGCCACCATTGCCTGGAGCGACCACCTGCGGCCCGACCTGCGCGTCAGTCAGGACTTGCGGTCAATGTTTGGGCGTGGCGGCGGCGAAACCCTTCAGATGGCTTTTCAGGGCAACGGCTTTGTGGTTGTGCAGCCTTACGAAGAGGCGGCCGCGATGGAACACCTCCCGAACCATTAGCGGCGATGAGGGCCGACAGCGGTCGTCTGCCGTTTGTTACAGGCTCTCCGGCTTTTCGACAGAGCCGCGCAGCAACCCCAGAGTGACCTCATTGAGGGGCTCTGGGGTTCGCCTTGCAGTTTAGCCAGCGTCTCCTCTCTTTTTAAGTTCACTGCTGGCGCTTCATGGGCGAGCAGAAGGAATGAACTGGGCCTGGGCTATGGCGTGTAGGCAAAGAGATATAGACAGTTGGCATGCAACCATCAAGGTATGGAGCCTTGGATGGTCACGAGGATTGAGACACTCGAAGGGCAGTACGGCACAGTCCCGCCGCCATGGGTAGTGTTTCCGAATGAGCATCTTTACAGCATGTGCTGGCGGATGGGTGGCGGAGAAGAGTTCATCATGGTGTGGTGGCCGTGGTGGAGAAGCCAAGCACTGGACGAAGCGGCACGAATCGAATATTTTCGGCAGTTTCCACCAGAGCCAAGATGGCTTGATTGGATGTTGGACGCCATCTGGGATCTCCCTTTGCCTGAAGGAGATGACGAGGAGGAACTGTTGGATCGAACGCCCTATTTCTTGAAGGCAGAGACTCTTGGTTTTGGAAGTCGTGAAGCTTACGAGCAAGACTTACAGGACCCTCGCCCCTAATCTTTACCTTTCGCCGTCAAGAACACCCTCGCCCAGCCGCCGAATCGGCGCCCACCGCCAAGCCAAGCTGGGCCGCTCCTTTATTTGGGCGCGCGCCGCCGGGCGTGTTGTTCAGCCAGCACCTTTCCAGCTTCCAGCAGTTGACATTTCAGGGGTTCAAGGTCATGCACCATCATGGACCGGACGAGGGCCAGCTGCTCTCCGCTGAGGTGGGCCTGCACACCTTCTGGGGTGGTCTGGATTCGCCGGGCGCCCAGGCCAGCCAGCAGCCCACTCACCAGCAGCTGCTCTAGCTCGCCCTGCACCCTGAGGAGCCGCTGTGGATGGGTCGCCAGCCACAGCGCTTGCCGCACCGCCTCGTGGGTGCGCGCAGCGATGCTGCCCCCGAAGTCAGAGAGCGCGGCAGGCGTTACCTGCGCCGCCGCCCCCAGGTACGCCTGTTCATCAGCGCCGTCCAGGTGGGCCCAGGTGGCGGCGCGGGTCTGGGCCAGCAGGGTCAGGTCCAGAACCTCGACCACCCGGGCGATTTCTGCGGCTGTTAGAGACGGATCGTCGACAAGGTGACCCAACGCCTCGTCCTGCTCATCAGTACCAAGTTTTGCCAGATACAGCTGCGCTTCCCGGATACTGGCCAGCACCGACAGGTCCTGCGTGACTGGCAGGCCAGGGTCAATGTCGTATAGCGTCAGGTCGTGGGTCTGAAGATGGGTCAGCAGCAGGCGGGCCGCATTGCTGCGCTCGCCGCCCACCCCACGGCGGGCGAGTTGCAGCAGTTTGAGGGCGCGCGTGCGCAGAGGGTGGTCAGCCGCGAGGGTCCGGGTCATCGGATGGCTTCCAGGGAAACGAGATTCAGGGGAACTGACCAGGGCAGCGAGCCTGCAAGGACGACGTTCAGGCTCAGACCATCAGGGCGCCTCAGGATGCTTCTGCTTTGCAGAGCTAACCGAGGAGCACCGCCAAGACCGCTGGGGCCGGCCCAGCACCAAGCAGTCTCCCCAAGAAACAGCAGGGCCGTCACCCTTTCCACCACAACATCGTCCTCACGTCTCGACAGGCCTCCGCAGGCACAAGAAAAAGCCTCTGGGGCCACAGGGGCCTCCAGAGGCAGCATAGCAGTGCGCGCGGCTCAGTCGGCCTGAGGTCGGCCACCATTTTCAAGGGCGTCGCGCCGGTTGGCCCGCAGCGACGAGAAGATAGACCAGACGATGAAGCCTACGCCAATCAGACCCGTGACCACTTCCGGCACATGCAGGTTCCGGTTGGTGCTCAGCAGCATGATGATGGCCAGCGCCAGGATGCCGTAGTGGGCGCCGTGTTCCAGGTAACGGTATTCGGCCAGCGTGCCTTTGTGAACCAGAAACAGCGTCAGCGAACGCACGAACACCGCGCCGATGGCCAGACCCGCCGCGATAATCACGACGACCTTGGTGATGGCGAACGCGCCGATCACGCCGTCCAGCGAGAAGCTAGCGTCCAGCACTTCCAGGTACAGGAAGGCCGACAGGCCCGCCGCACCAGCCTTGGCGGCCATGTCATCGGCATCGAACAGGTTGCCGATGGCGTTCATGGCCAGGTACAGCGCCAGACCAATCAGGCCGGCCATCAGGGCCGTGGTCTGTTCTGCGGGCGCCACCATGAACTTCGTGACCAGCATCAGCGCGATGACCGTCACAACCACCTGAATGGTGTCCAGTTTGCCGATGCCCGCCAGACGGCGCTCGAAACCGCCCAGCCAGTGCACGTCCTTTTCCGGGTCGATCAGGTAGTTCAGGGCGACCAGCAGCAGGAAGACGCCGCCGAAGGCGCTGATGGCCACCTCGGCGCGCTCCAGGTATTCCGCGTAGCGTTCCGAATCATTCAGGGCCAGGTTGGCCACTTCACCAAAGCCCAGGCCGGAGGTCAGCGCCACGATCAGGATGGGGAAAATAAGGCGCATCCCCACCACGGCAATCAGGATGCCCCAGACCAGAAAGCGGTCCTGCCACTTCTTGGTCATGTTTTTGAGGACCGAAGCGTTGACCACCGCGTTGTCGAAGCTGAGGCTGACTTCCATCACGCCCAGCACGAGCGCGATAAACAGGTAGTTCAGGGCCGTCCCGATACCGCCGGTCTGAAGGCCATACACGAAGGCCAGGATCAGAGAGACGAAGGTGACGCCAAAGGCAAAAATAAATTCTCGGTTGATCATGGTGTCCTTTGATAAAGGGGCCTCCCAGTCCCCAGGAGGGGCCGCCGGGAGGCGTGAAGAGTCAGGTGAAAAGAGGGTTAGACGTTCACGCCGTAGCCGCGGGCCATCGGGCCCAGGCCGCCAGCAAAGCCCTGACCCACCGCGCGGAACTTCCACTCGTTGTTGTGGCGGTAGACCTCACCAAAGACGACTGCCGTTTCGGTGCTGAAGTCCTCGCCCAGGTCGTAGCGGGTGATCTCGCGGCCCGTGGCCTCATCCACAATGCGGATAAAGGCGCCGCCCACCTGCCCAAAGTTCTGGCGCCGGGCGTCGGCCTCATCAATGGTCACGCCCACAACGATCTTGCTGATGTCCTGCGGCACGCGGCTCAGGTCAACCTTGATGGTTTCGTCGTCGCCCTCGCCCTGCCCGGTGCGGTTGTCGCCGGTGTGCTCCACGCTGCCGTCCTGACTGCGCAGCTGGTTGTAGAAGATGAAATCGTGGTCGCCGCGCACCCGGCCGCTGGCATTGAGCAAAAAGGCGCTGGCGTCCAGGTCAAACTGCTGACCGTCACTGACGCGCGGGTCCCAGCCCAGGCCAACCAGAATGCGGGTGAGGTTCGGGGCTTCCTTACTCAGCGAGATGTTGCCGCCTTTCGACAGGGAGAGTGCCATGGGGTCCTCCGGGGACAGGAATGAGGCGAAGGGAACTGGGGCGCGCAGCAACCAGGGGCTAGAGTTCGGCCGCTGGGCGCTTACAGGTGGGCGCGCATGTCGGGCAGGTTGTCGTGGTAGGTGCGCCCCGAAGCCGGCGCGCCGATGGCCTTGAAGGTCCAGTCCGTGCCTTCACGCTTCAGGCTGGCCATGATCAGGCCGTTGTGGTCCCCCTGGCCGGCGAGTTCGTAGCGGGCCAGTTCCTTTTCGCCCTGCTCGTTGATCAGCCGGCAGTACGCCGTCTCGATGCGGTTAAAGCTCTGGCCGCTGTAGTTGTTGACGCTCAGAATGACCGTCACCACGTTCTGTGGCAGCCGGTTGAGATGAATGGTGATGGTTTCATCGTCGCCCGCGCCGTCGCCGGTGCGGTTGTCGCCGCTGTGACGCACCGAGCCGTCCTTGCTCTGTAGTTGGCGAAACCAGACCTGATCCACCAGGGTGCCCGAGGCGTCAAACATCAGGGCGTTGGCATCGAGGTCAACCGCCTCGCGCCCCGCCCCGAAGCCCAGCAGGCCCTTTTTCTTGATGCCTTCCCAGCCCACGCCCATTCGGACCGCCGTGAGGGTGGTGCCGCTGGTCTTCGCCAGACTGATTTGCTCGCCTTTTTTCAAACTTAATGCCATATCGCGTCTCCTTGAACAGAATCTACTTGCTGCCGG
Above is a window of Deinococcus betulae DNA encoding:
- a CDS encoding glycosyl hydrolase family 18 protein; protein product: MLRFPLGLAPLLLLSLVACAAPSSPAATPKVAAQATAATATVAYSVSSDWKTGFTGSVTITNTGPAIKGWTLEWTFPGAQVITNSWNGVLTQTGAQVKVTNASYNAAIPTGGQVTFGFTAKYPAGTANLAPGTLTFSGAATSTPAPTPPTPVPPGPVPPTPVPPTTGQPWVMGYYVGYLRDRYPLDAVKWDALTHLVVGRAVPNADGTVNTRFDIDSVAGPQWAKGVVARTHREGKKAILMLGGAGAYAAFVGAASDANRARFVTNLLQVVRDYGFDGIDLDWEPIKAKDAAPLKALAAELKAGQPGLILTLPVAWVNANFPGDARLISADLTAQFDRVNIMSYAMNGVWGGWQSWHSGALTGAAPTTPSSLESSVKAYLAAGVPAGKLGAGIGFFGSCYSGVTGPRQSAASMTLVADDNAMSYANIVTQYQGQMTAHWDSAAGVPYLSAASPTGPRGCTFVSYEDPQSIALKGQYVREQGLGGAIIWNINEGYIPSNPAGQRDPLMDAVKQAFLR
- a CDS encoding sensor domain-containing protein, which produces MPEQEAQLFAAMFRRSPIGMALVSPGGQFMTVNEALCRMLGYTAEDLLNLTFQDITFPDDLNSDLQLLGQMLAGEIDQYELRKRYWRQDGTLVWTQLNVSLILNEDGAPAFFVSQIQDIDAQVKGETQLHALNERLQLALEATEDGVWDWRPQTGELFVSERFGRMLGPSEQAPATLDAWLVRVHPGDLPGLLAAYRAHLDSGAPLNTEYRARQTGGEWRWFQLRGRVTTRDAQGRPERVTGTQTDVTERVRVTQDLQMVMTNLPALIGYWDRELRNRFANPTYTDWYGFDPAEMRGRHIQELMSPEIYALNLPLMQLALGGDPQRFEGTLVDVSGRRRTIELSLVPDGSGEEVRGFIALGMDITARKAAEQALLEQKELARVTLASIGDGVVTTDPQGQVTFLNAPAERLTGWTLAEAHSRPVEEVMTLLEEDTLTAVPNPLRQVLRDHQTLSLARNTNLRSRSGQMYSVEDSAAPILNEAGQLLGAVLVFHDVSDTRAMARHMSHLAQHDSLTDLPNRLLLRDRVSQAIERARRQGGRFAVLFLDMDHFKNVNDSLGHHVGDELLQSIAGRLRAALRASDTVSRQGGDEFIVMLPDIRETADVETVLGKLMEVISAPYHLAGHRVDTSFSIGVALYPEDGEDTDTLLQHADAAMYRAKDEGRGRHRFFSRSIHEASLARQLLQAELRRALDQRQFSLVYQPKVNLWTRQVLGVEALLRWTRPDGRPISPLEFIPLAEASGLIVPLGAWVLETACQQSRAWAQASGEELAVSVNISAVQFTDPGFVDMVERCLRNTGLSPRLLELELTESMLITDIARVQQTLRALQALEVCVSIDDFGTGYSSLSYLQNFPVQTLKIDRSFLKTVPDDPQASAVVEAVIALGRSLNLGVIAEGVETTEQARCLLNLGCAAMQGYLFGRPMAAPELLAWVQEWHRGGDSWEEA
- a CDS encoding AIM24 family protein is translated as MTQLQPGEKRRLSDFFPDSRLRIQVTHDLAQADVSLFGLDRERKLRDDRYFIFYNQLQSPGREVTLNLEGGRATFDLDLSALPASIERLVFVISHDQRPMSQLGQLRLSVQTAQGSEQAVIPLNGTLFTAERALMIAELYRHAGEWRLGSVAQGFQGGLDSLLTYFGGQAVENQSPQPPAPSVPAPAPAPAWTDPAPVPPPAPPPASGGSSGAGGLGTSISDFLRSSAEQDRPGDVFELESSKMLEVKVNGRVWSKLGAMIAYKGRLDFQRASTLSDLMGGMRSGGNRMGALLGAAMRMGSGEMGPLVSIQGQGVCYLADQGKEISIIRLQGDTLNINGKSLLAFEDTVTHEITMQRSMAGMVAGGLFSVQVRGNGLVAILSHGQPLTLRVTPQEPVFTDPNATIAWSDHLRPDLRVSQDLRSMFGRGGGETLQMAFQGNGFVVVQPYEEAAAMEHLPNH